A part of Gemmatimonadota bacterium genomic DNA contains:
- a CDS encoding pilus assembly PilX N-terminal domain-containing protein yields MSTIPTRLERDRSSEEGSALVSAVLILMLLTVLASGGYWVSRGEMSAAQGFSQSVRALYMAESGLALYFAANPTPNADSMVFEFYPDLCADTLVYTDSTAVAECYADADDEEEDLLEELELDPPPSQSFALTNANVYVTSDFVMSNGQTPIYRVRSEARVEDVEGAGLQTIRAIDTYAVLAPPFDITSVFAASGGVDFGGDDGHYHFDSKAKQGKNGGCGSELVLPNIQIPSGQFDLPLPDADCPAGENCPYKWHMKGDGLEVDSTAATGTGILAGMGIDWSDFLDNSYFAGVSDVIAFDDSVDFMDYFQSANADTFKGASSWPITRFTGDLTTDDRVKGYGLLIVNGDVLVSNDKLEWTGLILVGGTITTIGAAHIHVKGAAVAGLGCTETERSSGACRSVLDGDHSDMKYRPCEISQAWSRLSHLQPMSDLFREVSPEN; encoded by the coding sequence ATGAGTACGATCCCAACGCGCCTCGAGCGTGATAGATCCAGTGAGGAGGGGAGCGCGCTGGTGTCAGCGGTCTTGATCCTCATGCTGCTCACAGTCCTCGCTTCGGGCGGCTACTGGGTGTCCCGAGGCGAGATGAGCGCGGCACAGGGGTTCTCCCAGAGCGTCCGCGCCCTGTACATGGCCGAGTCCGGGCTGGCGCTCTACTTCGCGGCAAATCCGACGCCGAACGCGGACTCGATGGTCTTCGAGTTCTACCCGGACCTTTGCGCGGACACGCTCGTCTATACCGACTCAACGGCGGTTGCGGAGTGCTACGCTGACGCAGACGACGAGGAAGAGGACTTGCTTGAGGAGCTCGAGCTCGACCCACCGCCGTCGCAATCGTTCGCGCTCACGAATGCCAACGTCTACGTCACTTCGGACTTCGTGATGAGCAACGGGCAGACACCGATCTATAGGGTGAGGTCAGAGGCGAGGGTGGAGGACGTCGAGGGTGCCGGCTTGCAGACGATTCGCGCCATCGACACTTACGCTGTGCTCGCGCCGCCCTTCGATATCACATCGGTCTTCGCAGCCTCCGGCGGCGTCGACTTCGGAGGAGACGACGGACACTACCACTTCGACAGCAAGGCGAAGCAGGGGAAGAACGGCGGCTGTGGCTCCGAGTTGGTCCTTCCGAACATACAGATTCCGTCCGGTCAGTTCGACCTCCCCCTACCCGACGCTGACTGTCCTGCCGGCGAGAATTGCCCGTATAAGTGGCACATGAAGGGCGACGGTCTGGAGGTCGACAGCACGGCTGCCACGGGCACCGGAATCCTAGCGGGCATGGGTATCGACTGGAGCGACTTCCTCGACAACTCGTACTTTGCCGGCGTCTCGGACGTCATTGCCTTCGACGACTCCGTTGACTTCATGGATTATTTCCAGTCGGCCAATGCCGATACCTTCAAGGGGGCGTCTTCCTGGCCCATAACTCGGTTTACGGGAGACCTCACTACGGACGATCGGGTCAAAGGGTATGGCCTGCTCATCGTGAACGGGGACGTGCTTGTAAGCAACGACAAGCTCGAATGGACGGGCCTCATCCTGGTGGGTGGCACGATCACCACGATCGGTGCCGCACACATCCACGTGAAGGGCGCCGCCGTAGCGGGGTTGGGCTGCACGGAAACGGAGCGTTCTAGCGGGGCCTGCCGGAGTGTGCTCGACGGCGACCACAGCGACATGAAGTACCGGCCGTGCGAGATCAGCCAGGCCTGGAGCCGCCTCAGTCACCTTCAGCCTATGAGTGACCTCTTCCGTGAGGTCAGCCCGGAGAACTGA
- the speD gene encoding adenosylmethionine decarboxylase — MTTRTDFGQHYLVDFLRCDPVTLRSVGPTREIFLRAAREAKAIVVAEDFYQFEPEGVSGVLLIAESHLSVHTWPEDGFAAIDIFTCGEEMDAEVAIAVLTVAFRAEETVVRVHTRGQLGESESEEPNVG, encoded by the coding sequence GTGACGACGAGAACGGACTTTGGTCAGCACTACCTCGTGGACTTCCTGAGATGTGACCCCGTGACGCTGCGATCGGTGGGTCCGACCCGCGAAATCTTCCTGCGGGCGGCCCGGGAGGCGAAAGCTATCGTGGTGGCGGAGGACTTCTATCAGTTCGAGCCCGAGGGGGTGAGCGGCGTGCTCCTCATCGCCGAGTCACATCTGAGCGTGCATACCTGGCCGGAAGACGGGTTCGCGGCCATCGACATCTTCACGTGCGGCGAGGAGATGGACGCGGAGGTGGCGATCGCGGTGCTGACCGTCGCCTTCCGGGCGGAGGAGACCGTCGTGAGGGTGCACACGCGTGGCCAGCTCGGCGAAAGCGAATCCGAGGAGCCCAACGTTGGCTGA
- a CDS encoding zinc ribbon domain-containing protein, protein MPYYEYHCETNKQTIEVRHGMDERLESWGELAERAGVDAGTTPADTPVDKLISAPVPLAGSNQDTSFQGCGSGCACVPQA, encoded by the coding sequence ATGCCGTATTACGAATACCACTGCGAAACGAACAAGCAGACGATCGAAGTGCGCCACGGAATGGACGAGCGCCTCGAGAGCTGGGGTGAGCTGGCCGAACGCGCCGGCGTGGACGCCGGGACTACGCCGGCCGATACTCCTGTCGACAAGCTGATCAGCGCTCCCGTACCGCTCGCCGGGTCCAACCAGGACACCAGTTTCCAGGGCTGCGGCTCTGGCTGCGCCTGCGTGCCGCAGGCGTAG
- a CDS encoding amidohydrolase family protein, with amino-acid sequence MRRTLLGIAMTLLMVPHAGAQILPQEGDLVLLGGVLWDGTSDASRPNPGILVRNGTILRVGEIDPTGSGADAITLGDDSFIMPGLFDLHAHYAVDLFAEGRVDEYTVNPVLFLANGVTSTFPAGEVDPAEARRGRERVASGEIPGPRIYSSGPYWGSARPGWSHEAMTLDSIRKEATYWALNGVRGFKAKGIRPAQLQVLIEVGHEHGITVTGHLDSGVRNSVNPRDAILMGIDRIEHFMGGDAFLGSQSAYASLEAFDLDDPTTRAQLEAQARLFVEQGAYFDATLTAYDYYAGKEAEVYDYWEDERGFLTPYARAEVEARLPRAPVDQFERIYHMKRRTIKLFFDAGGGDNISLGTDHPSWGEWWSGFGVHRELHAFVLAGIPNAAALRFGTINSARAFGVDARLGTVEAGKYADLLIVRGDPLTTITDTRNAIYVIRSGKVYDPGALFDSVRGEMGPKSEAEADWWKGNLRLGR; translated from the coding sequence ATGCGTCGGACCCTTCTCGGCATCGCCATGACGCTCCTGATGGTGCCCCACGCGGGTGCCCAGATCCTGCCCCAAGAAGGCGACCTCGTCCTCCTGGGCGGAGTGCTCTGGGACGGCACGAGCGACGCGTCACGCCCCAATCCCGGCATCCTCGTTCGGAACGGCACGATCTTGCGGGTCGGTGAGATCGATCCTACGGGGAGCGGGGCCGACGCGATCACGCTCGGGGATGATTCTTTCATCATGCCGGGCCTCTTCGACCTCCACGCGCACTACGCCGTGGATCTGTTCGCAGAGGGTCGCGTCGACGAGTACACGGTGAACCCGGTGCTCTTCCTGGCCAACGGCGTGACGTCGACGTTCCCGGCGGGCGAGGTCGATCCGGCCGAGGCGCGCAGGGGTCGTGAGCGGGTGGCGTCGGGCGAGATTCCAGGGCCTCGAATCTACAGCTCCGGGCCGTACTGGGGTTCCGCTCGACCCGGGTGGAGTCACGAGGCGATGACCCTCGACTCGATTCGGAAGGAAGCCACGTACTGGGCTCTGAACGGCGTGCGTGGCTTCAAGGCCAAGGGTATCCGGCCCGCTCAGCTTCAGGTCCTGATCGAGGTCGGACACGAGCACGGCATCACGGTCACCGGCCACCTCGACTCGGGGGTCCGCAACAGCGTGAATCCACGCGACGCGATCCTGATGGGTATCGATCGCATCGAGCACTTCATGGGTGGGGACGCGTTCCTGGGCAGTCAGTCGGCATATGCGTCGCTCGAAGCGTTCGACCTCGATGACCCGACGACGCGCGCGCAGCTCGAAGCGCAGGCCAGGTTGTTCGTGGAGCAGGGCGCCTACTTCGATGCCACGCTCACAGCGTATGACTACTACGCCGGCAAGGAGGCCGAGGTCTACGACTATTGGGAAGACGAGCGGGGCTTCCTTACGCCCTACGCGCGGGCCGAAGTAGAAGCGCGCCTACCCCGCGCCCCAGTCGACCAGTTCGAGCGCATCTATCACATGAAGCGTCGGACCATCAAGCTCTTCTTCGATGCCGGCGGTGGCGACAACATCTCGCTCGGTACCGACCACCCCAGCTGGGGGGAGTGGTGGAGCGGCTTTGGCGTGCACCGTGAGCTGCACGCCTTCGTGCTCGCAGGGATTCCGAACGCGGCCGCACTACGCTTCGGCACGATCAATTCCGCGCGCGCCTTCGGCGTGGACGCTCGACTCGGCACGGTGGAGGCGGGCAAGTACGCCGACCTGCTCATCGTTCGAGGGGACCCGCTGACCACGATCACGGACACGCGCAACGCGATTTATGTGATCCGGTCGGGGAAGGTGTACGATCCCGGCGCGCTCTTCGACTCCGTGCGTGGCGAGATGGGGCCGAAGAGCGAGGCCGAGGCCGACTGGTGGAAGGGGAACCTGCGGTTAGGACGGTAG
- a CDS encoding M1 family metallopeptidase → MKRALTALCLPALCVNLSASLSAQTPTDWTRPERSIRHDIPLTNMIRRAFEAGTRDSTGAPGANYWQLEVDYSIEARLDPSSGTVTGRETVEIANNSPDALNSIVLRLDQNLFSPSAVRSRALNDLTDGTVVSSISLNGEPIDLTASPPRRRLGQPPRQLEMNYVTGLNTTSSLIILRDPIPAEASATLEIEWSFRVPPAEGGRGLRMGAWGDSLFQVAQWYPRVAKYDDLRGWDTEPYLGSSEFYNNFGRFDVSIDVPAGWVVGATGLLQNPDDVLSEQTRDRLSHVVGSDETRTIVGVEDFGPGTATADGDRLVWHFVADYVNDFAWATSSQYVWEATSVDIPGGETIPFQWMYLPGHAGRYVGADARGRHALQFYSELWMPYSFPQLTMVDGPDTGMEYPMFIGSALGAEDHEIGHQWWPMMVGTNETWYGFMDEGFNQYMNVLSSAHRRGEPPVLDGAGQSYGFVSGNEREAPLMWNANYGGPMYSFQAYSKAPLMLSMLGGIVGDEEVWRAMSEYAHAWRFKHPSPWDYMFFMNRALDRDLGWFWYYWLFTTESVDGSIQNVTSSGSGTTVTVHQDGQMPSPVVLQVRFHADGRTPPPMPNAERVDDRTLVVTYPVDVWFSGSKTFEAELPFDGAAIESITLDPRGRFPDRDPT, encoded by the coding sequence ATGAAGCGTGCCCTCACCGCCCTCTGCCTTCCGGCCCTGTGCGTGAATTTATCGGCCTCGCTGTCGGCGCAGACCCCCACCGACTGGACCCGGCCCGAGCGGTCCATCCGGCACGACATCCCTCTGACGAACATGATTCGCAGGGCCTTCGAAGCGGGGACCCGGGACTCCACTGGCGCGCCCGGCGCCAACTACTGGCAGCTCGAGGTCGACTACTCGATCGAGGCTCGCCTCGACCCGTCCAGCGGCACCGTGACCGGCCGCGAGACCGTCGAGATCGCGAACAACAGCCCCGACGCCTTGAACTCGATCGTGCTCCGGCTCGACCAGAACCTTTTCTCGCCCAGCGCGGTGCGCTCGCGGGCGCTCAACGACCTCACCGACGGCACGGTCGTCTCTTCGATCTCCCTGAACGGAGAACCGATCGACCTCACCGCCAGCCCGCCCCGGCGACGTCTTGGCCAGCCGCCACGTCAGCTTGAGATGAACTATGTGACCGGGCTGAACACCACCTCCTCGCTCATCATCTTGAGGGATCCGATTCCCGCGGAGGCTTCGGCGACGCTCGAAATCGAGTGGAGCTTTCGGGTCCCGCCAGCGGAAGGCGGTCGAGGGCTCCGCATGGGGGCCTGGGGCGACTCGCTCTTCCAGGTCGCGCAGTGGTATCCGCGGGTCGCCAAGTACGATGACCTGCGGGGGTGGGATACCGAGCCGTACCTGGGTTCCTCCGAGTTCTACAACAACTTCGGCCGCTTCGACGTGTCTATCGACGTGCCGGCCGGTTGGGTGGTCGGCGCGACGGGTCTTCTTCAGAATCCTGACGATGTCCTCAGTGAGCAGACCCGAGACCGGCTCTCACACGTCGTGGGCTCTGACGAGACCCGGACGATCGTGGGGGTCGAGGACTTCGGGCCCGGGACCGCGACGGCGGACGGAGATCGGCTCGTGTGGCACTTCGTCGCCGACTACGTGAACGACTTCGCTTGGGCGACCTCCAGCCAATACGTGTGGGAGGCGACGAGCGTGGACATCCCCGGTGGGGAGACGATCCCGTTCCAATGGATGTACCTGCCTGGGCACGCCGGCCGCTACGTAGGCGCCGACGCTCGGGGGAGGCACGCGCTCCAGTTTTATTCGGAGCTGTGGATGCCGTATTCGTTCCCGCAGCTCACGATGGTGGACGGGCCGGACACAGGCATGGAGTACCCCATGTTCATCGGGTCTGCTCTGGGTGCCGAAGATCACGAAATCGGACACCAGTGGTGGCCGATGATGGTCGGGACGAACGAAACCTGGTACGGCTTCATGGACGAGGGCTTCAACCAGTACATGAACGTGCTCTCGAGCGCGCACCGGCGCGGCGAGCCGCCGGTCCTAGACGGCGCCGGCCAGTCGTACGGCTTCGTGAGCGGCAACGAGCGGGAGGCGCCGCTCATGTGGAACGCCAACTACGGCGGGCCGATGTACTCGTTCCAGGCATACTCCAAAGCGCCGCTCATGCTTTCCATGCTCGGTGGTATCGTCGGCGACGAGGAGGTGTGGCGGGCGATGAGCGAGTATGCCCACGCCTGGCGCTTCAAACACCCGTCCCCGTGGGACTACATGTTCTTCATGAACCGGGCACTCGATCGGGACCTCGGGTGGTTCTGGTACTACTGGCTCTTCACCACCGAGTCGGTGGACGGATCGATCCAGAACGTCACGTCGTCGGGCTCTGGCACGACGGTCACTGTGCATCAGGACGGTCAGATGCCGTCGCCCGTCGTGCTTCAGGTGCGCTTCCACGCTGACGGACGGACGCCACCGCCGATGCCGAATGCCGAGCGAGTCGACGACCGCACGCTGGTCGTGACCTATCCGGTCGACGTGTGGTTCTCGGGCAGCAAGACTTTCGAGGCAGAGCTGCCCTTCGACGGCGCCGCGATCGAGTCCATCACGCTGGATCCGCGGGGCCGCTTCCCGGACCGCGACCCCAC
- a CDS encoding fused MFS/spermidine synthase, whose translation MLLYALTVFVSAFLLFQVQPLIARYILPWFGGGPAVWTSSILFFQAMLLAGYAYAHLSIVRLRPRAQVGVHLALLAAALTQLPITPSDAWKPTAVAHPTAQILLLLTASIGLPYLVLSSTAPLLQAWFARALPDRSPYRLYALSNLGSLLALVSYPFVVEPLLARSTQTLVWSATFCLFVVLCGASALRGLRAVGTDGVGAAALPDPDEPPPAAGTRVLWLALSACAAVLFLAVTNQITMDVAVVPFLWVLPLGLYLLTFVIAFERDGWYVRSWFVAALAPALACAVWFMFRGQAAPIPQQLLVYAVVVFIGCMVCHGELSRLKPHPRYLTGFYLTVALGGALGGAFVALLAPVLFNDHLELHVALMGVATLALVTMFIDEESTLDLRRHPAAAILLTLSVAGLALALNIHARRAGELAVVRSRSFYGVLTVYRQAEGRPDETLSLWHGRTAHGIQFTSLEGRRLATSFYAPNSGVAQAFQLLTPDRDRRIGIVGMGVGTLATFARPGDYIRLYEINPEVRRLAETLFTYLRDSPAEIDVVMGDARLSMERDAPQNFDILALDAFSGDAIPFHLLTKEAFEAYDRHLAPGGVIAILISTWHLDFEPVVRRVADHLGLHAIRIRSPAGPVQNWGSDWMILTRDREWLDPARFDHVVAPTENTMEGQRLWTDDYTSLYQLLRK comes from the coding sequence GTGCTCCTATATGCGCTAACCGTGTTCGTGAGCGCGTTCCTGCTCTTTCAGGTCCAGCCGCTCATCGCGCGTTACATCCTGCCCTGGTTCGGCGGTGGGCCCGCAGTGTGGACTTCGTCCATCTTGTTCTTCCAGGCGATGCTGCTGGCCGGCTACGCCTACGCGCACTTGAGCATCGTACGGCTCAGGCCTCGCGCACAGGTGGGAGTCCACCTCGCGCTCTTGGCGGCGGCGTTGACCCAGCTCCCGATCACGCCATCCGACGCGTGGAAACCGACCGCGGTTGCGCACCCCACGGCGCAGATTCTGCTCCTGCTCACCGCGAGCATCGGGTTGCCTTACCTCGTCCTGTCCTCGACGGCTCCGCTGCTCCAGGCCTGGTTCGCGCGAGCGCTTCCGGATCGCTCTCCCTATCGACTCTATGCGCTCTCCAACCTGGGTTCGCTGCTCGCGCTGGTGAGCTATCCCTTCGTCGTCGAGCCCCTACTGGCGCGGAGCACCCAGACCTTGGTGTGGTCGGCGACGTTCTGCCTTTTCGTGGTGCTCTGTGGCGCATCGGCGCTGCGGGGACTGAGGGCTGTCGGGACAGACGGAGTGGGAGCCGCCGCGCTCCCGGATCCCGACGAGCCGCCTCCAGCGGCAGGGACGCGCGTGCTGTGGCTCGCGCTGTCCGCCTGCGCCGCCGTGCTGTTCCTGGCCGTCACCAATCAGATCACGATGGACGTGGCGGTGGTTCCGTTCCTGTGGGTGCTTCCGCTCGGACTCTATCTACTGACCTTCGTCATCGCCTTCGAGCGCGACGGCTGGTACGTGCGCTCGTGGTTCGTCGCGGCGCTGGCGCCGGCGCTCGCCTGCGCCGTGTGGTTCATGTTCCGGGGACAGGCCGCACCCATCCCCCAACAGCTCTTGGTGTACGCGGTCGTCGTGTTCATCGGATGCATGGTCTGCCACGGCGAGCTCAGTCGCCTCAAGCCGCATCCTCGATACCTGACCGGGTTCTACCTCACCGTTGCGCTTGGCGGGGCCCTGGGCGGCGCTTTCGTGGCACTTTTGGCTCCCGTGCTCTTCAACGACCATCTCGAGCTGCATGTCGCGCTGATGGGCGTCGCCACGCTGGCGCTCGTCACAATGTTCATCGACGAGGAATCGACGTTGGATCTCCGCCGGCACCCGGCGGCTGCCATCCTCCTGACGCTGTCGGTGGCAGGCCTTGCGCTCGCGTTGAACATTCATGCCCGTCGGGCAGGCGAGCTCGCAGTCGTGCGGTCCAGGAGCTTCTACGGCGTCCTCACCGTATACCGTCAGGCCGAGGGCAGGCCCGACGAGACTCTCTCGCTATGGCACGGCAGGACCGCACACGGCATACAGTTCACCAGCCTCGAAGGGCGCCGGCTCGCAACGAGCTTCTACGCGCCCAACAGCGGCGTGGCCCAGGCCTTTCAGCTGCTCACGCCGGACCGAGATCGCCGGATCGGGATCGTCGGAATGGGAGTCGGCACTCTGGCAACCTTCGCGCGGCCGGGGGACTATATTCGGCTCTACGAGATCAACCCGGAGGTCCGGCGTCTGGCGGAAACACTGTTCACCTACTTGAGGGATTCGCCGGCCGAAATCGATGTCGTGATGGGCGACGCACGCCTGTCGATGGAGCGCGACGCCCCGCAGAACTTCGACATACTAGCCTTGGACGCCTTCAGCGGCGACGCAATCCCGTTCCACCTTCTCACGAAGGAAGCGTTCGAGGCCTACGACCGTCATCTCGCGCCGGGTGGCGTCATCGCCATCCTGATCTCTACCTGGCATCTCGACTTCGAGCCCGTCGTGCGACGAGTCGCGGATCACTTGGGGCTGCATGCGATCAGGATCCGCTCGCCGGCCGGCCCGGTGCAGAACTGGGGCTCCGACTGGATGATACTGACGCGTGACCGTGAATGGCTCGACCCGGCCCGCTTCGACCACGTAGTCGCTCCGACCGAGAACACCATGGAGGGTCAGCGCCTCTGGACGGATGACTATACGAGCCTGTATCAACTTCTGAGGAAGTGA
- a CDS encoding ketopantoate reductase family protein encodes MRIVVVGAGGLGSYVGALLARADHHVTLVARGEHLSAIRRSGLHVHTVAGDFDVQPECAASALELPGADLTFVTVKAFSLDDVADQVAHLARAGSIVVPLLNGVTAGERLVERGVASDRLVEGIAYMTAFVTEPGRVERRAEHHRLVVGSSTGSDPAAISLIAEAFHGTGVEIVASEDIAAELWMKMAVVCALCVLCGLTGKSMGPIRTHRLGADLQKRAIAEVTSVARARAVELPRDAELTVGAALDAFPPDFVPSVIHDLRSGRPTEMEELGGAIVRLARETGVDVPLHEAATCAVQLAEPESAR; translated from the coding sequence GTGAGGATCGTCGTCGTCGGTGCTGGCGGCCTGGGCAGCTACGTCGGAGCGCTGCTCGCGCGGGCCGACCACCACGTGACCTTGGTGGCTCGCGGCGAACACCTCTCGGCGATCCGCCGCAGCGGTCTCCACGTGCACACGGTGGCCGGCGACTTCGACGTACAGCCCGAGTGCGCCGCTTCGGCGCTCGAGCTGCCGGGTGCCGACCTTACGTTCGTGACCGTGAAGGCCTTCTCGCTCGATGACGTCGCGGACCAGGTCGCGCATCTCGCACGAGCCGGCTCGATCGTCGTGCCTCTCCTGAACGGAGTCACCGCCGGTGAGAGACTGGTGGAGCGCGGAGTGGCAAGTGACCGGCTGGTGGAAGGCATCGCCTACATGACGGCTTTTGTGACGGAGCCCGGACGCGTCGAGCGCAGGGCGGAACATCACCGCCTGGTAGTAGGATCGTCGACCGGGAGCGACCCGGCCGCGATCAGCTTGATCGCGGAGGCTTTCCACGGCACCGGGGTCGAGATCGTGGCCTCGGAGGATATCGCCGCCGAGCTGTGGATGAAGATGGCTGTCGTGTGCGCACTGTGTGTACTCTGTGGGCTGACCGGGAAGTCGATGGGCCCGATCCGGACGCACCGACTCGGGGCCGACCTGCAGAAGCGGGCGATCGCCGAGGTCACGTCCGTGGCGCGCGCACGAGCTGTCGAGCTACCTCGAGATGCCGAGCTGACGGTCGGCGCAGCGCTGGACGCATTCCCTCCGGACTTCGTTCCCAGCGTGATCCACGACCTGCGCAGCGGCCGACCGACGGAAATGGAGGAGCTGGGCGGAGCGATTGTCCGCTTGGCGCGCGAAACAGGTGTCGACGTGCCCCTACACGAAGCCGCGACCTGTGCGGTTCAGCTCGCGGAGCCGGAGTCGGCCCGGTAG
- a CDS encoding prepilin-type N-terminal cleavage/methylation domain-containing protein: MTHAGSPSHYRAERGGFTLIEVIFALVILTVGILAVATLNTISIWQTRRGDDLTNSAFAAAQVLDAVSVLPFDSVAVGNYVDTVSFGPANYIVNWTVSDMSDSLATGNREIKRVLVLSGGGLTQTTAEQYELFIFKPGGS, encoded by the coding sequence ATGACCCACGCGGGCTCACCGAGCCATTACCGCGCTGAACGAGGCGGTTTCACGCTGATCGAAGTGATCTTTGCCCTCGTGATCCTCACGGTAGGCATCTTGGCGGTGGCGACCCTCAATACTATCTCGATTTGGCAGACCCGCAGGGGTGACGACCTCACCAACTCGGCGTTCGCCGCCGCGCAGGTTCTGGATGCCGTCTCCGTGCTGCCGTTCGACTCCGTCGCCGTGGGTAACTACGTGGATACCGTGAGCTTCGGCCCAGCCAACTACATCGTGAATTGGACGGTCTCCGACATGTCGGATTCGCTTGCGACGGGAAACAGGGAGATCAAGAGAGTCCTCGTACTGAGCGGCGGAGGATTGACGCAGACGACTGCTGAACAGTACGAGCTGTTCATTTTCAAGCCCGGCGGCTCGTGA
- a CDS encoding prepilin-type N-terminal cleavage/methylation domain-containing protein codes for MSEIPQRRESRTSSAGFSLIELVIVLTIIGVMVGIAGGQYTEYRDRTVPERAARVVGSYVTLTRSYAIQRRTPVTLVIDPTNRSIMIRSETDTLRIVPLGLGTDFELNGLDSNIDGDSLTFNGRGLCSVCGVDGNGITLTSRGTTYIVTFNALGRWKRTKVVDS; via the coding sequence GTGAGCGAGATCCCACAGCGACGCGAGAGCCGGACGAGTTCGGCGGGCTTCTCACTGATCGAGCTCGTTATAGTGCTCACGATCATCGGTGTGATGGTTGGGATCGCGGGCGGCCAGTATACCGAGTACCGGGATCGGACCGTACCGGAGCGAGCCGCGCGCGTCGTGGGCAGCTACGTTACGCTCACCAGATCATACGCCATCCAGCGGCGGACCCCGGTCACGTTGGTCATAGATCCTACGAACCGGAGCATCATGATCCGCAGCGAGACGGACACGCTCCGCATCGTGCCGCTCGGCTTGGGAACCGACTTCGAGCTGAATGGACTCGACTCGAACATCGACGGCGACAGTCTCACCTTCAATGGCCGGGGTTTGTGCAGCGTGTGCGGGGTGGATGGGAACGGCATCACGCTTACAAGTCGCGGGACGACCTACATCGTCACGTTCAACGCGCTCGGGCGGTGGAAGAGAACCAAGGTGGTCGACAGCTAA
- a CDS encoding prepilin-type N-terminal cleavage/methylation domain-containing protein, whose product MTEMDERADTESGDAKGFTLVELLVAFVLFAIVMGSTVSFLMSQRALYDVQADRMALQRNVRAAVDLVASELRSIPPGGVVKGTQDSVVVRYPIRWGLVCGHLNKAAPSKNPNDPPPPPAPDAEIYMPTMTDPLYSAENQTGLGFRGADSVWVFIDDVGSPQPWEDSLYVESTVFCTAGPGAKVRTDKFDKDGNLVEAGDTLSLQYRRFMGYYSYVGSEAYTGAQVIAYSEVTYRFGASVFEPGTRALFRITSAGEQELAGLFDTDSGFEYVLENGTVQSALTNQSEIDTLVEIRIKAFATKDNPSGGDTRTLDYDATVGVPLRNLGEEQ is encoded by the coding sequence GTGACAGAGATGGACGAACGAGCCGATACTGAGTCGGGCGATGCGAAGGGCTTCACGCTGGTGGAGTTGTTGGTGGCCTTCGTCCTGTTCGCCATCGTCATGGGGTCTACCGTAAGCTTCCTGATGTCGCAGCGAGCACTGTACGACGTGCAGGCCGACCGCATGGCGCTTCAGAGGAACGTCAGGGCAGCGGTGGACCTAGTGGCGAGCGAGCTCCGTTCGATCCCGCCTGGAGGCGTCGTCAAGGGTACGCAGGACTCGGTGGTCGTGCGCTATCCAATCCGGTGGGGCCTCGTATGCGGCCACCTGAACAAGGCTGCGCCGTCGAAGAACCCCAACGACCCGCCCCCGCCCCCGGCACCCGACGCCGAAATCTACATGCCGACCATGACCGATCCGCTCTACTCAGCGGAGAACCAGACTGGCCTCGGTTTCCGCGGCGCGGACAGCGTATGGGTGTTCATCGACGACGTCGGTTCGCCGCAGCCGTGGGAGGACTCGCTCTATGTCGAGAGTACGGTCTTCTGCACCGCGGGCCCCGGCGCCAAGGTGCGTACCGACAAGTTCGACAAGGATGGCAATCTCGTAGAAGCGGGCGATACCTTGAGCCTGCAATACCGCCGGTTCATGGGCTACTACTCGTATGTGGGATCCGAAGCCTATACCGGCGCTCAGGTGATCGCTTACAGTGAAGTAACGTACCGCTTCGGCGCCTCGGTTTTCGAGCCTGGAACCCGTGCGCTCTTCCGGATCACGTCGGCCGGTGAACAGGAGTTGGCCGGTCTCTTCGACACTGATTCCGGGTTCGAGTATGTGCTGGAGAACGGCACCGTGCAGTCTGCGCTTACCAACCAATCTGAGATCGACACCCTCGTGGAGATCCGCATCAAGGCGTTTGCTACCAAGGACAACCCGTCCGGTGGGGATACCAGGACGTTGGACTACGATGCGACGGTGGGGGTGCCGTTGCGTAACCTCGGAGAGGAACAATGA